In Malassezia japonica chromosome 2, complete sequence, one DNA window encodes the following:
- the MIA40 gene encoding Oxidoreductase (SECRETED:SignalP(1-26); COG:S; BUSCO:EOG092651BA; EggNog:ENOG503P1RY), whose protein sequence is MRMARQSVPRSLAFSLAVGGTALALAQPPLLLETTDSKRKSWAERTTRPPTTITRTRVEVEEEEAEEEEAEEKAPAADAQEEDEQQSAFDERTGEINWDCPCLGGMADGPCGEEFKQAFSCFIFSEEEPKGIECVDKFKHMQDCFRKHPEIYAEEIEADNIAEAEVSAEANPEALQEEE, encoded by the coding sequence ATGCGTATGGCGCGACAGTCGGTGCCGCGTAGCCTTGCGTTTAGCCTCGCGGTAGGTGGCACGGCcctggcgcttgcgcagccgccgctccTCCTGGAGACGACCGACTCGAAGCGCAAGAGCTGGGCGgagcgcacgacgcggcccCCGACGACCATCACCCGGACTAGGGTGGAagtcgaggaggaggaggccgaagaggaggaggccgaggagaAGGCGCCTGCGGCCGATGCtcaggaggaggacgagcaACAATCGGCCTTCGATGAACGCACGGGCGAGATCAACTGGGACTGCCCTTgcctcggcggcatggCGGACGGGCCATGTGGCGAGGAGTTCAAGCAGGCTTTCAGCTGCTTCATTTTCTCCGAGGAGGAGCCCAAGGGCATCGAGTGCGTCGACAAGTTCAAGCACATGCAAGACTGCTTCCGCAAGCACCCCGAGATCTATGCGGAGGAGATCGAGGCGGACAacatcgccgaggccgaggtgtCCGCGGAGGCCAACCCGgaggcgctccaggagGAGGAGTAG
- the LYS12 gene encoding homoisocitrate dehydrogenase (EggNog:ENOG503NWJP; COG:E), translated as MRVSSMAMQAGRVVRIGMIPADGIGREVLPVAQRVMAAAPGAPKFEFIPLEAGFELFQKSGTALPQETIDTVKNSCDGAMFGSVSSPSHKVEGYSSPIVRLRKELNLYANIRPVSGPVLPGSTSQSPVDMVTIRENTECLYIKQETIEDSPNGKIARAIRQITEHASERIGRKAFEVARTRRALREKAGNDTPTKVTICHKSNVLSVTDGLFRTSVREVYEKDQKKNGGEGRYEGVGLDEQLVDSMVYRMFREPHVFDVIVAPNLYGDIISDGAAALVGSLGLVASVNASDNFFMGEPVHGSAPDIVGQNKANPIASIRSAALMLEYMGYTEPALAMYQAVDRVLTDGTKLTPDLPGGTATTSEVEEAVLKALSK; from the coding sequence ATGCGCGTTTCTTCTATGGCGATGCAAGCTGGCCGCGTTGTGCGGATCGGAATGATCCCTGCTGACGGAATTGGCCGTGAGGTCCTTCCTGTGGCTCAGCGCGTCATGGCTGCTGCCCCTGGTGCCCCCAAGTTTGAGTTCATCCCCCTCGAGGCTGGCTTCGAGCTCTTTCAAAAGAGCGGTACGGCGCTTCCCCAGGAGACCATCGACACGGTGAAGAACTCTTGCGACGGTGCGATGTTCGGCAGTGTGTCCAGTCCCTCGCACAAGGTCGAGGGCTACTCGAGCCCGATCGTCCGCTTGCGCAAGGAGCTTAATCTCTACGCAAACATTCGCCCGGTGTCGGGCCCTGTGCTCCCTGGCTCGACGAGCCAGTCCCCGGTGGACATGGTGACGATCCGTGAGAACACCGAGTGTTTGTACATCAAGCAGGAGACGATCGAGGACTCGCCGAACGGCAAGATCGCTCGTGCCATCCGCCAGATCACTGAGCACGCTtccgagcgcatcggccgcAAGGCGTtcgaggtcgcgcgcacccgccgcgcgctccgcgagAAGGCCGGCAACGATACGCCGACCAAGGTCACGATCTGCCACAAGTCAAACGTGCTTTCGGTGACCGACGGCCTCTTCCGCACCTCGGTTCGCGAGGTCTACGAGAAGGACCAGAAGAAGAACGGCGGCGAGGGCCGCTACGAGGGTGttggcctcgacgagcagctcgtagACAGCATGGTCTACCGCATGTTCCGTGAGCCCCATGTCTTTGACGTGATTGTCGCCCCGAATCTGTACGGTGACATTATCAGCGACGGTGCGGCCGCGCTGGTCGGCTCGCTGGGTCTTGTTGCGAGTGTTAACGCAAGCGACAACTTTTTCATGGGTGAGCCCGTGCACGGCTCTGCTCCCGACATTGTCGGCCAGAACAAGGCGAACCCGATTGCGTCGAtccgctcggcggcgctcatGCTCGAGTACATGGGCTACACGGAGCCTGCGCTTGCCATGTACCAGGCCGTGGACCGTGTGCTGACGGACGGTACCAAGCTCACGCCCGACCTGCCTGGCGGCACCGCAACCACTtccgaggtcgaggaggcggtGCTCAAGGCGCTGTCCAAGTAG
- a CDS encoding uncharacterized protein (EggNog:ENOG503NX85; BUSCO:EOG09263CAC; COG:S; TransMembrane:12 (i605-624o644-665i672-690o710-727i747-768o780-804i816-832o844-863i870-888o900-921i942-959o979-998i)), which yields MERLPLDVRAWSQPLVLEWLQNLELDQYVSQFAENDIDGEALVLLDDDALRDLGVASIGHRVTLLEEIYRLKEAHGVPLEPGDWVPQNYEVADAVPPYLHAMLQERDDRIAALEARVSQLSTSLVRLREDVVGLTRATDRPDVVAQAPVFDTSHASAPTRLTGIASAPNASPSYMTPRASSPYGRPQTRGRTPVAHTPETPYMSVPRRLDTGDSHALSPFRVPTADATDRSAPPLRLVGSLSPISDAVVQMLQASGADVRPTPGDEQATVDDPVSLLLTAALRKYHVREDYRSFALFVHYHTTDRCLSYEEKPLVVAHQLREAGHQPYFSVRRLKDVESPVTLAERKLELRRREAGRALKNEAMRARASLVDLEEPVNNIHVYSVSHLLSWPELSGGLGEQAVRNARLMGPASGLQKTPPHTYTYALAIYPYESEREDEFDVQAGDAFIVLAKAKGWWALRRDSVADGQGDIYFPKDASRPGQPPYLEIWTGWVPAGCLLETSRPVADLLFAQAGGLISPAASIARSTLAAGPSTPTKTLRDELVHAPIPLSIVLSSGTFGTMLADFEAPDGQLRVQANERLRVFKRHNHWSYCIVDGPSPARGWIPSWLLLGAALVALAYAHGGHHTPVNVVEEKKKPVDAALWIHIALEATAWAVLFPLAMVLGLVRHKLHVPLSIAAVGVAFTGYFFGSHHGGRQFTHTVHGTTASLLFVVLLVQAVCGVYLKLHLSWRLEQYIRPVVLRVHGFLGRAFPIIGWTQMVFGIATLQSWCNGGHLGQCLAHYIMGSAFAAYSVILLIMLKCAVEWLRRRGVSQEYLDSWVILLWGIVNTFTEHHGGPWTHKDLQHTLMGVLWWAGGAVGVWLSRTGKRTIFPAIIIAMTGWGMSGHAQALMISTHIHGLFGYALMAAGICRIIEICFVLHDRPTGEEPRGSEDTTWFKIHAFQYMPPFLLVVSGILFMSATDEEMHWADAKGVDHVTWGLIDFSVAFVLFLWMNILIDTYVGYGGRYGLAGGASIETPSAPRAGTWTYASLAATQPETPHTPQGDESIPMDAYRPPQPAASQPEHHVLFDEDDPFEDPELVK from the exons ATGGAGCGGCTGCCGCTCGATGTGCGCGCCTGGTcgcagccgctcgtgctcgagtgGCTGCAAAACCTAGAGCTTGATCAGTACGTTAGCCAGTTCGCCGAGAATGATatcgacggcgaggcgctcgtgctgctcgacgacgacgccttgcgcgacctcggcgtcgcgtcgatCGGCCATCGTGTGACGCTCCTCGAAGAGATCTACCGCTTGAAAGAGGCGCACGgtgtgccgctcgagccaGGAGACTGGGTACCTCAGA ACTACGAGGtggccgacgccgtgccgccgtaCCTTCACGCAATGCTCCAAGAGCGAGACGATCGtatcgcggcgctcgaggcgcgcgttTCGCAGCTGAGCACGAGCCTCGttcgcctgcgcgaggacgtCGTGGGACTCACGCGTGCTACTGATCGGCCGGACgtcgtggcgcaggcgccggtaTTTGACACGAGCCATGCCTCGGCACCGACCCGCTTGACGggcatcgcctcggcgccgaacgcgtcgccgagctaCATGACGCCGCGTGCAAGCTCCCCGTACGGGCGACCCCAGACGCGGGGGCGCACTCCCGTCGCACATACCCCCGAGACACCGTATatgagcgtgccgcggcgactCGATACGGGCGATTCGCACGCTCTGTCGCCGTTCCGTGTGCCGACAGCCGATGCGACGGaccgcagcgcaccgccgctgcgcctcgtcggcagcCTGTCGCCGATCAGCGATGCGGTCGTGCAGATGCTGCAGGCCTCTGGCGCAGACGTGCGGCCGACACCGGGCGATGAGCAGGCGACGGTCGACGACCCGGTGAGCTTGCTGCTCActgccgcgctgcgcaagtaCCATGTGCGCGAAGACTACCGGTCCTTTGCCTTATTTGTGCACTACCATACGACCGATCGGTGCTTGTCGTACGAGGAGAagccgctcgtcgtcgcgcaccagctgcgcgaggcagGGCACCAGCCCTACTtcagcgtgcggcggctcAAGGATGTCGAATCGCCCGTAACGCTCGCCGAAAGGAAGCTCGAactccgccgccgcgaggcgggccgcgcgctcAAGAACGAGGCaatgcgcgcgcgtgcgtccCTGGTCGATCTCGAGGAGCCTGTGAACAACATACACGTGTACAGCGTGAGCCACTTGTTGTCCTGGCCTGAGCTCAGCGGagggctcggcgagcaagCGGTGCGCAACGCGCGGCTCATGGGTCCCGCTTCGGGGCTGCAGAAAACGCCACCGCATACGTACACGTACGCGCTCGCGATCTATCCCTACGAgtcggagcgcgaggacgagttcgacgtgcaggccggcgacgcgttcATTGTCCttgccaaggccaaggggtggtgggcgctgcgccgcgactcggtcgccgacggccaggGCGACATCTACTTTCCAAAAGATGCCTCGCGCCCGGGCCAGCCGCCGTACCTCGAGATCTGGACGGGATGGGTGCCGGCCGGGTGCCTGCTCGAGACGTCGCGCCCGGTGGCCGACctgctctttgcgcaggcCGGAGGGCTCATTTCGCCGGCTGCGAGCatcgcgcgctcgacgctcgccgccgggccgagcacgccgaccaagacgctgcgcgacgagctggtccACGCTCCGATTCCGTTGTCGATCGTCCTCTCATCGGGCACCTTTGGCACCATGCTCGCCGACTTTGAGGCGCCGGACGGGCAGTTGCGTGTGCAGGCCAACGAACGCCTGCGTGTATTCAAGCGCCACAACCACTGGTCGTACTGCATCGTGGACGGGCCGTCGCCCGCACGTGGATGGATTCCGAGTTGGT tgttgctcggcgcggcgctcgtcgcgctggccTATGCGCACGGCGGGCACCACACCCCGGTGAATGTCGTGGAAGAGAAAAAGAAGCCGGTagacgccgcgctctgGATTCAtattgcgctcgaggcgactGCGTGGGCCGTGCTGTTTCCTTTGGCTATGGTCCTCGGCCTGGTGCGGCATAAGCTCCACGTACCCCTGTCGATCGCGGCGGTGGGCGTCGCGTTCACGGGATACTTTTTTGGGAGTCACCATGGTGGTAGGCAGTTTACGCACACGGTCCACGGCACCACAGCAAGTCTCTTGTTTGtcgtgctgctcgtgcaGGCCGTGTGCGGCGTCTACCTCAAGCTGCACCTGTCTTGGCGCCTGGAGCAGTACATTCGCCCCGTCGTCCTGCGCGTGCACGGTTTCTTGGGACGCGCATTTCCCATCATTGGCTGGACACAGATGGTGTTTGGCATTGCGACGCTGCAGTCGTGGTGCAACGGCGGACACTTGGGCCAGTGCCTCGCGCACTATATCATGGGCTCGGCATTCGCCGCTTATTCCGTCATACTCTTGATCATGCTCAAGTGTGCGGTGGAAtggctgcgccgccggggcgTCTCGCAAGAGTACCTGGACAGCTGGGTAATCCTGCTGTGGGGCATTGTCAACACGTTTACCGAGCACCACGGCGGCCCGTGGACACACAAGGACCTGCAGCACACGCTCATGGGTGTCCTGTGGTgggccggcggcgccgtcggtgTGTGGCTCAGCAGGACGGGCAAGCGCACCATCTTTCCGGCGATCATCATCGCCATGACCGGCTGGGGCATGAGCGGGCATGCACAGGCTCTG ATGATTTCCACGCATATTCATGGCCTGTTTGGCTACGCGTTGATGGCCGCAGGCATCTGCCGCATCATCGAAATCTGCTTCGTGCTGCACGACCGGCCGACCGGCGAGGAGCCGCGGGGGAGCGAGGACACGACCTGGTTCAAGATCCATGCGTTCCAGTACATGCCTCCTTTCCTCCTTGTGGTCTCGGGCATCCTCTTTATGAGCGCAACCGACGAGGAAATGCACTGGGCGGATGCCAAAGGCGTCGACCACGTCACCTGGGGCCTGATTGATTTCTCCGTCGCATTCGTGCTGTTCCTCTGGATGAA CATTCTTATCGACACCTACGTTGGCTACGGCGGGCGGTACGGCCTGGCCGGGGGGGCGTCCATCGAGacgcccagcgcgccgcgtgccggaACGTGGACCTACGCCAGCCTCGCTGCGACACagcccgagacgccgcATACCCCGCAAGGCGACGAGTCCATTCCTATGGATGCCTATAGACCACCGCAAccggccgcgtcgcagccCGAGCACCATGTGCTCTTTGACGAAGACGACCCGTTCGAGGACCCCGAACTGGTAAAATAG
- a CDS encoding uncharacterized protein (TransMembrane:11 (o199-220i232-249o255-273i304-329o349-367i400-419o449-470i482-500o512-536i548-570o576-594i); COG:P; EggNog:ENOG503NYPV), giving the protein MSNNFADQYIHHNDEPLGLRQAQAADAANAGNVHDAAPEVAPQAHYEPPSEPSNTNFSDSTRYAPDAGAAPTGGAPYDNSPMSPEAERAFHDILYPSDIYTSNGTYWADLPLSERISFCSRQSNAEARRELGVIGRMFKKDPFSPIAAYFGTYVQNGMGMFVEGYTLFSVGNIKPLFSSAWPACWKPPKGVTPQCNKNWIAAVDYLEIIGIIIGQILVGFEGDWVGRRFGMVQDALIMTLGSVMLTCMWGTTLNGWVICYAWCLFIYGIGVGGEYPMTSTRAMEGSSDRYATSTGDRMHRGRNVLLAFLMQGWGQFFNQAILILLLLIFHHGSLKTPISKVAVQWTFRVSFAFIAACTLYLVYYRYYKISYTDQSLRDAKQRLNTSGYDVKSLKLAMGHYWHRLFASCFGWFANDFFFYGNKIFSGVFIALITTGKTSGSSPSSLQVTWLYNLINVGVQLPGYYLAAILVDNKLYGRKWMQAVSFTCTFALFCGATFSYEKLTTSGPGHLKVFQFIFFFSSFWNQFGYNSTTFLVAAEIFPASIRATCHGFSAAWGKMGALLPTIIYNYVDNQTKFYIVTWFGLAGLICTVVFLPDTTGLDLREQERYWEYVCNGRGQDYHGVAVHPQHLSLFERVVLKRHLAYNPQLDAQQKTEEFRAIYHSSVQRESNAEDLTIQQQEFLNSEFGSKYARDPKLFGQAQPQRTFHSKLDSVEKQL; this is encoded by the coding sequence ATGTCCAACAACTTCGCTGATCAATACATTCACCATAACGACGAGCCCCTTGGCCTTCGCCAGGCTCAGGCTGCGGACGCCGCCAACGCGGGTAACGTCCACGATGCCGCCCCCGAGGTTGCTCCTCAGGCCCACTACGAGCCTCCGTCGGAGCCCTCGAACACCAACTTCTCGGACTCCACCCGCTATGCCCCTGACGCGGGTGCTGCCCCGACCGGTGGTGCTCCCTACGACAACAGCCCCATgtcgcccgaggccgagcgtgctTTCCACGACATCCTCTACCCGTCGGACATTTACACCTCGAACGGCACCTATTGGGCTGACCTTCCCCTGAGCGAGCGTATTTCGTTCTGCTCGCGCCAGTCGAACGCTGAAgcccgccgcgagctcggtgtCATTGGCCGCATGTTCAAGAAGGACCCCTTCAGCCCTATCGCTGCCTACTTCGGCACCTACGTGCAGAATGGTATGGGCATGTTCGTTGAGGGTTACACCCTCTTCTCGGTTGGTAACATCAAGCCCCTGTTCTCGTCTGCTTGGCCCGCTTGCTGGAAGCCCCCGAAGGGCGTTACGCCTCAGTGCAACAAGAACTGGATTGCCGCTGTTGACTACCTTGAGATTATCGGTATCATTATTGGTCAGATTCTTGTCGGTTTCGAGGGTGACTGGGTTGGTCGTCGCTTCGGTATGGTTCAGGATGCTCTTATCATGACTCTCGGCTCCGTCATGCTTACCTGCATGTGGGGTACTACTCTCAACGGCTGGGTTATCTGCTACGCTTGGTGTCTCTTTATCTACGGTATCGGTGTCGGTGGTGAGTACCCCATGACGTCTACCCGCGCCATGGAGGGCTCGTCCGACCGCTACGCTACCTCGACTGGTGACCGTATGCACCGTGGCCGTAACGTGCTGCTCGCTTTCTTGATGCAGGGTTGGGGTCAGTTCTTCAACCAGGCCATCCTTATCCTGCTGCTTCTAATCTTCCACCACGGTTCGCTCAAGACCCCCATCTCGAAGGTGGCCGTTCAGTGGACTTTCCGTGTTTCGTTCGCCTTCATTGCTGCCTGCACCCTCTATCTTGTGTACTACCGTTACTACAAGATCTCGTACACCGACCAGAGCCTGCGTGATGCCAAGCAGCGTCTCAACACTTCGGGCTACGACGTCAAGTCGCTGAAGCTCGCCATGGGCCACTACTGGCACCGTCTGTTTGCTTCGTGCTTCGGCTGGTTCGCTAACGACTTCTTCTTCTACGGTAACAAGATTTTCTCGGGTGTCTTCATTGCTCTTATCACCACTGGTAAGACTTCGGGTagctcgccctcgtcgctccAGGTCACTTGGCTGTACAACCTGATCAACGTCGGTGTTCAGCTGCCCGGTTACTACCTTGCTGCTATCCTTGTCGACAACAAGCTCTACGGTCGCAAGTGGATGCAGGCCGTTTCGTTCACCTGCACTTTCGCCCTGTTCTGCGGTGCCACCTTCTCTTACGAGAAGCTCACCACCTCGGGCCCTGGTCACCTTAAGGTCTTCCAGTTCATCTTCTTCTTCTCTTCGTTCTGGAACCAGTTTGGTTACAACTCGACCACCTTCCTGGTCGCTGCTGAGATCTTCCCTGCCTCGATTCGTGCCACTTGCCACGGTTTCTCGGCTGCTTGGGGTAAGATGGGTGCTCTGCTCCCCACCATTATCTACAACTACGTCGACAACCAGACCAAGTTCTACATTGTCACCTGGTTCGGTCTCGCTGGTCTTATCTGCACCGTCGTCTTCCTGCCCGACACCACCGGTCTTGACCTGCGTGAGCAGGAGCGCTACTGGGAGTACGTTTGCAACGGCCGTGGACAGGACTACCATGGTGTTGCCGTCCACCCCCAGCACCTGTCGCTCtttgagcgcgtcgtgcttAAGCGTCACCTTGCCTACAACCCCCAGCTTGATGCCCAGCAGAAGACTGAGGAGTTCCGCGCCATCTACCACTCGtcggtgcagcgcgagaGCAACGCTGAGGACCTCACCATCCAGCAGCAAGAGTTCCTCAACAGCGAGTTCGGCTCGAAGTACGCTCGCGACCCGAAGCTGTTCGGTCAGGCTCAGCCTCAGCGGACCTTCCACTCGAAGCTCGACTCGGTTGAGAAGCAGCTTTAA
- the PEX7 gene encoding peroxisomal targeting signal 2 receptor (EggNog:ENOG503NXHS; COG:U): MMSVGGEVLSLDWNKYRPMTLATGSTDRAVKVWDMRKSAGGMAAAAPVTESTVLVGHQYAVRGLAWSTHQPSILASASYDMSVRIWNVDDAPPSHQVSVLNTPRMVYPMHKEFVVGVAWSLFEPGLLASTSWDTETHVWPAAA, translated from the coding sequence ATGATGTCGGTCGGTGGCGAAGTGTTGTCGCTCGACTGGAACAAGTACCGCCCAATGACTCTGGCGACCGGCAGCACGGACCGTGCAGTGAAAGTGTGGGACATGCGCAAGTCAGCTGGCGGTAtggctgcagcggcgcctgtCACTGAGAGCACCGTGCTTGTCGGGCACCAGTATGCTGTGCGTGGCCTGGCCTGGTCGACGCACCAACCGAGCATTCTGGCCAGTGCGAGCTATGATATGTCTGTGCGCATCTGGAATgtggacgacgcgccgccctcCCACCAAGTGTCTGTGCTCAATACACCGCGCATGGTCTACCCCATGCACAAAGAGTTTGTCGTTGGCGTCGCTTGGTCGCTCTTTGAGCCGGGCCTTCTTGCGAGCACCTCGTGGGATACTGAAACGCACGTCTGGCCAGCGGCCGCGTGA